In Penaeus chinensis breed Huanghai No. 1 chromosome 26, ASM1920278v2, whole genome shotgun sequence, a single genomic region encodes these proteins:
- the LOC125039214 gene encoding uncharacterized protein LOC125039214, translating into MALMSAQFPELGCLYASGAVMFLEPLAFPRAPRFIQIVNRDTAMSLNDMHAYRSTGGSHWLTISNVFASRPQDVVVYDSLYHDVSPSTKALLRQLYFLHGNTQVRFERVHKQTDGTSCGRWAIAFAFDLALGLNPRDAAYDVARMGGHLLAALESSQVTPFPRRR; encoded by the coding sequence ATGGCGCTGATGAGTGCCCAGTTTCCGGAGCTGGGCTGCCTGTACGCCAGCGGGGCAGTGATGTTCTTGGAGCCGCTGGCCTTCCCGCGGGCGCCCCGCTTCATCCAGATCGTGAACAGGGACACGGCCATGAGTCTGAACGACATGCACGCCTACCGCTCCACCGGCGGAAGCCACTGGCTCACCATCTCCAACGTGTTCGCCAGCAGGCCCCAGGATGTGGTGGTGTACGACTCGTTGTACCACGACGTGTCTCCGTCGACGAAGGCGCTGCTGCGGCAGCTGTACTTCCTGCACGGCAACACGCAGGTCCGCTTCGAGCGCGTGCACAAGCAGACGGACGGGACCAGCTGCGGCAGGTGGGCCATCGCCTTCGCCTTCGACCTGGCCCTGGGCCTCAACCCGCGGGACGCGGCCTACGACGTGGCCAGGATGGGCGGCCACCTGTTGGCCGCCCTCGAGAGCTCCCAGGTCACGCCCTTCCCCAGGCGGCGCTGA